A genomic window from Ignavibacteria bacterium includes:
- a CDS encoding esterase: MSSEVRVVDHSSSVLKNNPLKDPYKRKILVYLPPSYFNGTKKFPVLYLISGFTGYGALNMNLTPFSENIQQRMDRLIKTKAIKEMIVVMPDCFTKYGGSQYVNSVATGRYEDYMVKEIVPFIDSNFRTIPKAASRCIAGKSSGGYGAMWLAMRNPGTFGLMATHSGDSAFEYCYMEHFAEFIVLIQKYGKGHKAVQNFIKTQINNKQPKGNDFHNIINTIGMSACYSPNPKRKEYNFDLPFDIYTGEIIPSVWNKWLKFDPVRIVNKYRANLKKLKYIYVDCGVKDEFKLHAGARIFCEKLKQNGIKYTHLEFSGGHFNVQYRYDTSFAEISKRISFN, from the coding sequence TTATCTTCCACCTTCTTATTTCAATGGGACAAAAAAATTCCCAGTATTGTACCTTATATCCGGGTTTACCGGTTATGGCGCGCTTAATATGAATCTCACCCCGTTTTCAGAAAACATTCAGCAAAGAATGGACAGGCTTATCAAAACAAAAGCTATAAAGGAAATGATAGTTGTAATGCCTGATTGCTTTACAAAATACGGGGGTTCACAGTATGTTAATTCCGTTGCAACAGGCAGGTATGAAGATTATATGGTTAAGGAAATTGTTCCTTTTATTGACAGTAATTTCAGAACAATTCCAAAAGCGGCTTCCCGCTGCATTGCAGGTAAATCATCAGGCGGTTACGGCGCAATGTGGCTTGCGATGCGTAACCCGGGTACCTTTGGCTTGATGGCAACTCATTCAGGTGACTCTGCATTTGAATATTGTTACATGGAACACTTTGCGGAATTTATTGTGCTTATTCAGAAATATGGTAAAGGCCACAAAGCAGTTCAGAATTTTATAAAAACACAGATAAACAACAAACAGCCAAAAGGTAATGATTTCCATAATATAATTAATACTATAGGAATGTCAGCATGTTACTCCCCTAATCCAAAACGTAAGGAATATAATTTTGACCTTCCTTTTGACATCTATACCGGTGAAATAATACCTTCAGTATGGAATAAATGGCTGAAATTTGACCCGGTAAGAATAGTAAATAAATACAGGGCTAACCTTAAAAAGCTGAAATATATTTACGTTGATTGCGGCGTGAAGGATGAATTTAAGCTTCATGCAGGTGCAAGAATATTCTGTGAAAAGCTGAAACAAAACGGAATTAAATATACACATTTAGAGTTCAGCGGCGGCCATTTTAATGTGCAGTACAGGTATGATACAAGCTTTGCGGAAATATCAAAAAGAATTTCCTTCAACTAA
- a CDS encoding PEGA domain-containing protein gives MFIFPVLNYAQEIDSALINYNFINSSPQNAEVFVNDKRIGSTPLYFMWADSLLPKILKVKLKGYLEESETVTGNEVYSRNFLLKPDGGYLISNPVKEDKQTYFKEPRKVFPVVISSVVTAVSGVAAYYFKSKASENQKNYDIYGDPAELDKKRDNNLLGNLSIIALQAGFGALMYFLFLD, from the coding sequence TTGTTCATTTTTCCTGTGCTTAACTATGCCCAGGAAATTGATTCTGCTTTGATAAATTATAATTTTATCAATTCATCCCCGCAGAATGCCGAAGTATTTGTAAATGATAAAAGAATCGGCAGTACTCCTCTTTATTTTATGTGGGCAGATAGCTTGCTGCCTAAAATATTAAAAGTTAAGCTTAAAGGATATTTGGAAGAATCAGAAACTGTTACCGGTAATGAAGTTTACAGCAGAAACTTTCTTTTAAAGCCGGATGGCGGTTATCTGATCTCAAACCCGGTGAAAGAAGATAAACAAACATATTTTAAGGAGCCAAGGAAAGTATTTCCTGTAGTTATATCATCAGTAGTTACTGCTGTAAGCGGTGTAGCTGCATATTATTTCAAATCGAAAGCATCAGAGAACCAGAAAAATTATGATATATACGGGGATCCGGCGGAGCTTGATAAAAAACGTGATAATAATCTGCTGGGAAATCTTTCTATAATCGCTCTTCAGGCCGGGTTCGGAGCATTAATGTATTTTCTTTTCCTTGATTAA